A single window of Nicotiana sylvestris chromosome 3, ASM39365v2, whole genome shotgun sequence DNA harbors:
- the LOC104238439 gene encoding callose synthase 10: MARVYDNWERLVRATLRREQLRQTGPGHARKPSGIAGSVPDSLQRTTNINAILQAADEIQDEDPNVARILCEQAYSMAQSLDPNSDGRGVLQFKTGLMSVIKQKLAKKEGARIDRNRDIERLWDFYQQYKRRHKVDDIQREEQKWRESGAVSANLGELGLRFSEMRKVFATLRAVVEVMESLSKDAAPDGVGRLIIEELRRIKKSDATLSGELAPYNIVPLEAPSLTNAIGFFPEVRGAISALKYTEQFPQLPADFEIPGQRDMDMFDLLEYVFGFQKDNISNQRENVILIVANAQSRLGIPVEPDPKIDEKVITEVFLKVLDNYIKWCRYLRIRLVWNKLEAINRDRKLFLVSLYFCIWGEAANVRFLPECICYIFHHMARELDAILDHGEASPAASCVGENQSVSFLEQIIRPIYDTIVAEAARNNNGKAAHSKWRNYDDFNEYFWSPACFELGWPLKKDSSFLRKPAKKGKRTGKSTFVEHRTFLHLYRSFHRLWIFLVVMFQALTIIAFSHNKINLDTFKKLLSVAPTFAAMNFIESCLDVLLMFGAYSTARGMAISRIVIRFFWTGVSSAFAIYVYLKLLEERNTNKDPFYFRLYILVLGVYAGIRIVFALLTKLPACHTLSEMSDQSFFQFFKWIYQERYFVGRGLVEKTTDYLRYLLYWLVIFACKFTFAYFLQIKPLVGPTQIILDLPSLQYSWHDFISKKNNNVLTIVSLWAPVIAIYLMDIHIWYTLLSAIVGGVMGARARLGEIRSIEMVHKRFESFPEAFVKNLVSPQTKRIPIDSQSSQTSQDNNKTDAALFSPFWNEIIKSLREEDYVSNREMDLLSMPSNTGSLRLVQWPLFLLCSKILLAIDLALDCKDTQGDLWTRICRDEYMAYAVQECYYSIEKILYSLVDGEGRLWVERIYREVNSSIMEGSLVITLSLKKLPVVLSRFTALTGLLIRNETPELSKGAAKAMYDLYEVVTHDLLSSDLREQLDTWNILARARNEGRLFSRVEWPRDPEIKEQVKRLHLLLTVKDSAANIPKNLEARRRLEFFTNSLFMDMPPAKPVSEMMPFCVFTPYYSETVLYSSSDLRVENEDGISTLFYLQKIFPDEWENFLERIGRGDSGDNDIQEGSSDALELRFWASYRGQTLARTVRGMMYYRRALMLQSYLERRSLGGVDGHSQTSSLTSQGFELSREARAQADLKFTYVISCQIYGQQKQRKAPEATDIGLLLRRNEALRVAFIHVEEIAGDDGKVSKEFYSKLVKADAHGKDQEIYSVKLPGDPKLGEGKPENQNHAIIFTRGEAVQTIDMNQDNYLEEAMKVRNLLEEFHGKHGLRPPTILGVREHVFTGSVSSLAWFMSNQETSFVTLGQRVLAKPLKVRMHYGHPDIFDRIFHITRGGISKASRVINISEDIYAGFNSTLRQGNITHHEYIQVGKGRDVGLNQIALFEGKVAGGNGEQVLSRDVYRLGQLFDFFRMLSFFFTTVGYYVCTMMTVLTVYIFLYGRAYLAFSGLDEGISKRAKLLGNTALDAALNAQFFVQIGIFTAVPMIMGFILELGLLKAVFSFITMQLQFCSVFFTFSLGTRTHYFGRTILHGGAKYRATGRGFVVRHIKFAENYRLYSRSHFVKALEVALLLIVYLAYGYSNGRTTSFILLTLSSWFLVISWLFAPYIFNPSGFEWQKTVEDFDDWTNWLLYKGGVGVKGDDSWESWWDEEQIHIQTLRGRILETILSLRFFVFQYGIVYKLHLTGKDTSLAIYGFSWIVLVGIVMIFKIFTFSPKKSTNIHLMLRFFQGVTALGLVAALCLVVALTDLSVPDLFASVLAFVATGWAVLCLAITWRRVVWSLGLWESVKEFARMYDAGMGIIIFAPVAILSWFPFVSTFQSRILFNQAFSRGLEISLILAGNKANVEPSAF, translated from the exons CAAAAACTTGCCAAGAAGGAAGGGGCTAGGATAGACCGTAATCGTGACATTGAACGCTTATGGGATTTTTATCAGCAATACAAAAGGCGGCACAAAGTGGATGATATTCAAAGAGAGGAGCAAAAATGGCGTGAATCAGGAGCAGTTAGTGCTAATTTAGGAGA GTTGGGACTTAGATTTTCAGAAATGAGAAAGGTATTCGCTACCTTGAGGGCTGTGGTTGAAGTGATGGAGTCTCTGAGCAAAGATGCCGCTCCTGATGGTGTGGGAAGGCTTATTATAGAGGAG TTGAGAAGGATCAAGAAATCTGATGCAACTTTATCGGGGGAACTTGCACCTTACAATATTGTTCCTCTAGAGGCACCATCATTGACAAATGCTATTGGTTTTTTCCCAGAG GTTCGGGGTGCCATATCAGCACTGAAGTACACTGAGCAGTTCCCTCAGCTACCCGCTGATTTTGAGATTCCTGGACAACGGGATATGGATATGTTTGATCTTCTAGAATACGTCTTTGGCTTTCAG AAAGACAATATAAGTAACCAGCGCGAAAATGTCATCCTCATTGTTGCAAATGCCCAGTCACGACTTGGGATACCTGTTGAGCCTGATCCA AAAATAGATGAGAAGGTCATCACTGAGGTTTTTCTGAAGGTTTTGGATAATTACATCAAGTGGTGTAGATACTTGCGCATTCGGCTTGTGTGGAATAA ATTAGAAGCCATTAACAGGGACAGGAAGCTTTTTCTTGTTTCACTCTACTTCTGCATATGGGGTGAAGCTGCAAATGTCCGTTTTCTTCCCGAATGCATCTGCTATATATTCCATCAT ATGGCTAGAGAACTAGATGCAATTTTGGACCATGGAGAAGCCAGTCCTGCCGCGAGTTGTGTGGGCGAGAACCAGTCTGTGTCCTTTCTGGAACAAATTATTCGTCCTATATACGATACGATAGTAGCT GAAGCTGCGAGAAACAATAATGGGAAAGCTGCACACTCAAAGTGGCGGAATTATGATGACTTTAATGAATATTTCTG GTCACCTGCTTGCTTTGAGTTGGGTTGGCCTCTTAAGAAGGATTCCTCATTCTTGCGGAAGCCAGCTAAGAAAGGCAAAAGG ACTGGAAAAAGCACATTTGTTGAGCATCGGACATTCCTTCACTTGTACCGGAGTTTTCATCGTTTGTGGATCTTTTTGGTTGTCATGTTTCAG GCATTGACAATCATAGCCTTCAGCCATAATAAAATCAATCTGGACACTTTCAAGAAACTGCTTAGTGTTGCCCCGACATTTGCTGCTATGAATTTCATAGAGA GTTGCTTAGATGTGCTCCTTATGTTTGGGGCCTACAGTACCGCAAGAGGCATGGCTATATCAAGGATTGTTATCAGGTTTTTCTGGACTGGCGTGAGCTCGGCATTTGCGATATATGTCTATCT GAAACTTTTAGAAGAAAGGAATACAAACAAAGACCCCTTTTATTTTCGCCTTTATATCCTGGTTTTGGGTGTTTATGCTGGCATACGAATTGTTTTTGCGCTCCTGACAAAGTTACCTGCCTGTCACACACTATCAGAAATGTCTGATCAATCTTTCTTCCAATTTTTTAAGTGGATCTATCAG GAGAGATACTTTGTTGGTCGTGGTCTTGTTGAGAAAACAACTGACTATCTACG ATATTTGCTCTATTGGTTGGTGATATTTGCTTGCAAGTTCACCTTTGCCTACTTTCTTCAG ATCAAACCGCTAGTTGGACCTACTCAGATCATACTCGATCTTCCTTCCCTGCAGTACTCCTGGCATGATTTTATATCAAAGA aGAACAATAATGTATTGACAATTGTTAGCTTGTGGGCTCCTGTTATAGCT ATTTATCTCATGGATATTCACATATGGTACACTTTATTATCTGCTATTGTTGGCGGTGTAATGGGAGCGCGGGCTCGCTTAGGGGAG ATACGCTCAATTGAGATGGTGCATAAACGTTTTGAGAGCTTTCCTGAAGCGTTTGTCAAGAACCTTGTGTCACCTCAGACAAAAAG GATACCTATTGACAGCCAATCATCACAG ACCTCTCAAGATAACAACAAAACAGATGCAGCTCTCTTTTCACCATTTTGGAATGAGATTATCAAAAGTTTGCGTGAAGAGGATTACGTCAGTAACAG GGAGATGGATTTACTTTCAATGCCGAGTAACACGGGAAGTCTACGACTTGTACAATGGCCTCTGTTTCTCCTTTGCAGTAAG ATCTTGTTGGCTATTGATTTGGCTTTGGATTGCAAAGATACACAAGGAGATCTTTGGACCAGAATATGCAGGGATGAGTACATGGCCTATGCTGTCCAGGAGTGCTATTACAGTATTGAAAAGATCTTATACTCTCTGGTTGATGGAGAGGGAAGACTTTG GGTTGAAAGAATATATCGAGAGGTCAACAGTAGCATAATGGAGGGTTCACTAGTCATAACCTTATCACTGAAGAAACTTCCAGTTGTGCTATCAAGATTTACAGCATTGACTGGACTTTTG ATTCGCAATGAAACTCCTGAACTTTCAAAGGGTGCTGCCAAAGCTATGTATGATCTGTATGAGGTTGTTACCCATGATCTGTTGTCATCTGATTTAAG GGAGCAGCTTGATACTTGGAATATATTGGCTAGGGCAAGGAATGAGGGGCGACTCTTTTCTAGGGTGGAGTGGCCTAGAGATCCTGAAATT AAGGAGCAGGTGAAAAGGCTGCATTTACTTCTTACTGTGAAGGATTCGGCTGCTAACATTCCTAAGAATCTCGAAGCAAGAAGAAGATTGGAGTTCTTTACAAATTCTTTGTTTATGGACATGCCACCAGCAAAGCCAGTTAGTGAGATGATGCCATTCTG TGTCTTCACCCCTTACTATAGTGAGACAGTACTATATAGTTCCTCTGATCTGCGAGTGGAAAATGAAGATGGCATATCCACACTGTTCTATCTTCAGAAAATATTTCCAG ATGAGTGGGAGAATTTTCTGGAGCGAATTGGTCGAGGTGATAGTGGTGATAACGACATTCAGGAAGGCTCCAGTGACGCCTTGGAGCTTCGGTTTTGGGCATCTTACCGGGGCCAAACTCTAGCTAGGACAG TGCGTGGTATGATGTATTACAGAAGGGCATTAATGCTACAAAGTTACTTGGAAAGGAGATCGCTAGGAG gAGTGGATGGTCATTCTCAGACAAGCTCTCTCACGAGTCAAGGGTTTGAATTATCGCGAGAAGCACGGGCTCAAGCTGATTTGAAGTTTACTTATGTGATTTCATGCCAAATTTATGGGCAGCAAAAACAGCGAAAGGCTCCAGAGGCTACTGATATTGGTCTTTTATTGCGAAG GAATGAAGCACTTCGTGTTGCTTTCatacatgttgaggaaattgctGGGGATGATGGGAAAGTTTCAAAGGAATTTTATTCAAAGCTTGTCAAAGCTGATGCACATGGGAAAGATCAG GAAATATATTCAGTCAAGCTTCCTGGAGATCCAAAACTTGGTGAAGGCAAACCAGAAAACCAAAACCATGCAATAATATTTACCCGTGGGGAAGCGGTTCAAACAATTGATATGAATCAG GATAACTACCTTGAGGAAGCAATGAAAGTCAGAAATCTTCTCGAGGAATTCCACGGTAAACATGGGCTCCGACCACCCACTATTCTTGGTGTTAGGGAGCATGTTTTTACTGGAAG TGTCTCTTCGCTCGCTTGGTTTATGTCCAACCAGGAAACCAGTTTTGTCACCTTGGGCCAACGTGTTTTAGCAAAGCCTCTCAA AGTTCGCATGCACTATGGACATCCTGATATCTTTGATCGAATCTTTCATATCACGCGGGGTGGCATTAGTAAAGCATCACGTGTTATCAACATTAGTGAGGACATCTATGCCG gttttaattcCACTTTAAGGCAGGGAAATATTACCCACCATGAGTATATTCAG GTTGGAAAGGGAAGAGATGTTGGGTTAAATCAAATAGCTTTATTTGAAGGCAAGGTAGCTGGTGGAAATGGAGAGCAAGTTCTGAGCAGGGATGTGTACAGGCTTGGCCAACTTTTTGATTTCTTTAGGATGCTCTCGTTCTTCTTCACAACAGTTGGTTATTATGTTTGTACAATG ATGACAGTCCTTACTGTGTATATTTTCTTATATGGAAGAGCATATCTG GCTTTCTCTGGACTTGATGAAGGAATATCAAAGAGAGCTAAACTTTTGGGTAACACTGCACTAGATGCTGCTTTGAATGCTCAATTTTTTGTTCAAATAGGGATTTTCACTGCAGTTCCCATGATTATGGGTTTCATTCTTGAACTTGGGTTACTAAAG GCCGTCTTCAGCTTTATTACAATGCAGCTTCAGTTTTGTTCTGTCTTCTTTACCTTTTCGCTTGGGACTAGGACTCACTATTTTGGGCGCACCATCCTCCATGGTGGTGCAAAG TACCGGGCGACTGGACGAGGTTTTGTTGTTCGTCACATCAAGTTTGCGGAAAACTATAGGCTTTACTCTAGAAGTCATTTTGTTAAAGC GTTGGAAGTGGCTTTGCTTCTTATAGTATACTTGGCATATGGTTACAGTAATGGAAGAACTACTTCATTCATCTTGCTAACTCTCAGCAGTTGGTTCCTTGTTATTTCATGGCTATTTGCTCCTTACATCTTCAATCCCTCTGGATTTGAATGGCAAAA GACTGTTGAGGACTTTGATGATTGGACCAACTGGCTGCTGTACAAGGGTGGAGTAGGTGTCAAGGGAGACGACAGCTGGGAGTCCTGGTGGGATGAAGAACAG ATTCATATCCAGACTTTGAGAGGACGGATACTAGAAACAATATTGAGTCTCAGATTTTTTGTCTTCCAGTATGGCATTGTCTATAAACTCCATTTGACTGGAAAGGACACCTCTCTTGCG ATATATGGCTTTTCTTGGATTGTACTGGTGGGAATTGTGATGATTTTCAAG ATCTTTACCTTCAGTCCTAAAAAGTCCACCAACATCCATCTCATGCTGCGATTTTTTCAAGGAGTTACAGCTTTGGGACTTGTTGCAGCTCTTTGCCTCGTTGTGGCTCTTACTGACCTATCTGTTCCTGATTTGTTTGCTAGTGTGCTCGCCTTTGTTGCTACTGGTTGGGCCGTCCTTTGT CTGGCAATCACATGGAGGAGGGTAGTGTGGAGTTTGGGTCTGTGGGAATCTGTAAAGGAATTTGCTAGAATGTATGATGCTGGGATGGGCATCATTATCTTTGCTCCGGTGGCAATATTATCGTGGTTCCCATTTGTCTCTACCTTCCAGTCACGTATACTCTTTAACCAAGCATTCAGTCGTGGTCTGGAGATCTCTCTCATTCTTGCTGGAAACAAGGCAAATGTTGAGCCCTCGGCATTTTAG